Within Wyeomyia smithii strain HCP4-BCI-WySm-NY-G18 chromosome 2, ASM2978416v1, whole genome shotgun sequence, the genomic segment ggctgttttccagacaccggaaatcgcaatcttacaattcaaaatgttgtctgaggtcgatttgtggcttcagtgcatcataacaatcccggaaatactcatattgggtggtatttggtcatttgccgctgtttttcggaaaccggaagtcaccatcttggatttcaaaatggcatttgggaacaatttctggcctccgtgcgtcaatcagactaaagaaacgctcatattgagtggtaattttcagctgtttcccagacaccgaaagttgccatcttacaattcaaaatgttgtctaaggtagttttgtggcttcagtgcatcataacaatcccggaaatacccatattggctggtatttggtcatttgccgctgtttttcagaaaccggaagtcgccatcttggatttcaaaatggcattaggagacaatttttggcctctgagcgtcaatctggttgaagaaacactcatattgggtggtatttggtcattttcggctgttttccagaaaccggaagtcgccattttacaattcgaaatgtctgaggtcgatttgtggcttcagtgcatcataacaattccggaaatacccatgttgggtcgtatttggtaatttgccgctgttttttagaaacgggaagtcgccatcttggatttcgaaatggtatttagagacatgccagaagaaggaagggtgtcgaaacattatggacatgtttgttacacctaaaaacattaagctgccaaatttggttatatttagttggttggttctcgagataagcagaaatttgtgtttcatttgttatgaacccctcccttacagaagaggtaggggagtcgaaccactatggacatatttgttacccctaaaaacattcaaataccaaatttggttgtatctggttgattggttctcgagctgtgcgaaattcgtgtttcatttgtatgggacccctcccttgtagaagacaccacctaccaaatttggttctatttacttggttagttttcgagatgtgcagaaatttgtgtttcatttgtatgggacccctcccttccaggagaGGGAAGGGTAtcaaatcaacatggacatatttgctactctcgaaaacatccacatgccaaatttggttccatttgcttggttagttttcgagatgtgcataaatttgtgcttcatttgtatgagacccctcccttccaggagagagaagggtgtcgaatcaacatggacatatttgctactctcaaaaacatccacatgccaaatttgattccatttgcttggttaggttccaataaaggggaacaagcagcttctcatgaacttttaagttgctttcaggtgtagacggtactttatttagaatgaagttcggtttgtGAGTAATGTGTCTTGTTGTTCAGCAAGAAAGTTCCACGGAACCAAATCCGAAccttatgtgaacttctaagttcgTTTGTTACATGAAATTCGAACTTCTGGTTGCTTGGGTAACACTTGCCTTAAGCTtaaaattacacaaagaacGCTAAACTATGTTGTTAGTGAAAAtggtttaataataaaatattaatcaaataataattaaaatttgttttactaCTAGATTGTATTAAATAGACTTTCTGTGTCTGTGTgtctacgtttttttttaatgttcatgAGTTTTTCTGCAACTAAACCAAGCAGATTCAACTAGTATAATAAACTTTATTCTTCGCAGATGGTGTAAACTAAACGTAGAACATTTTCGATTGTTCCCTTAAAATAGttcgaaatttatttatttcccaTAATCTATTGAAACTCTTTCAAAGAAGGTATTAATACATATTACGAGATTCACGGTTTCGGTGAGATGCATTTTACTCCTACTAGACTCACGTCGCACTCACGCAGAAAGAACTCGTGAAAATAAAATTCACAATGAAGTGAGTTGCGTCAAAAATCAGCCTAATTTTAGGCGCACTAGTAGAACAGCTGTCAGTGTAAACAGTAATTTACCATATCGACATCAACATTAGGGAAATTTGAACGAAAATATTCAATCCTAGATTGTGTTTTGTGCTACTAATAAGTAAATACAAAAAGTAATTAATATAACCCTATTTACTTACAAAAATCTTACATTGCAAACGATTTCAAGTCTACATAGATCCGATATTGAAAGACATTCTGAAATAAACATGagttcattaaattattattatagttgaactagttagtttaatttttatttaatttgtcTAAGTTTAATTAGATTGCATATCCTACAAAAATTCAGGTCCTGTTCAATCGGTATAGCATGACTGAGTGTTGATGGCCATAATTTTGAAACAGACGGAAGCTGAACGGATCTGAACTCGAAGATGGATACAGATTCATTTTAATGTTAATTACTAGCAATTACCTAGCTTTTTTATAATctttaaacaaaattttgacGCATAGCTATTTCACGTTATCTGTCGCAGTTTGCTTTGATCCATCCAATTGAGATAATCGGCAGGACAATTCTACTGTACATGTTGTTACTGAGGATAAAAATTAGTacctgagcaattctcgctgaaactaggccactaggtgcacaaggtctttcaaatttgatataaatgcacatagttattaaaaatagagaagaaatgataatgccatttttgtttgatcgaatttgttgaccccttggtcaccaaggggcggaacagttttcagaaaagttggaatttttgcaattcttgatgtattatttgagctgtatctctaaaattcgttatgtaaagtactacaagtagcaccattctgtaaagaggaatgatagagcttttatttgaagtgatcagaattcaggccgccatcttggattatatcagaaaatgcaattttgaccgtgttcgcaactaccgatttccgatctgagaccagcattggaaagctgagaccaaatgctataagatgcaagaaaaaaaaaggtgagcatcagtgttaacccatcaattgaacctattttccaagctgagtttcaaaatattcaacgtacaccgcgcgatcaacgtaataacctgtctactgagaccaagtggatgcacatgttataaccctactagctccatatatggtcggcgtgcaaccagaccgaaccaagcgccagttttttgaaaattgagtttttaacaccagtggatgttaaaattgataatttatctttcatgaaaaaatgaaatcatcTGAACAGTTCGtaatgatattataacaaaatttctctgcagcagcttgcaggaaacatactgagtggttaaactttgatcgccgattactcgtaataatgtttttggcggttggttcggtctggacgcacgccgaccatatcataatcgattggtGTTACAACTAatacgccactactgtttttttttttttttttagtttagtgaaaataatgaatacaacactaccatgtttgatactaacaaagcgataggttttttattactgagcagttccacaaaaaatgtcccagatttaatgttttatttatattgttatttttaatttggctgaaactttgcataggcaaaaaatgccattttgtgctactggtttaattttttgcaacacgactcatttttttttacaaatattttcagggccaaaacgggttgtttgatcggtatgacgtcttctatAAAGCTGTAGTTAGTATTTTTGTctctccgaaaaaatatacactttaaaacgattttaatttaaaaaaaaaatgtaacagaaaaatgtaaaattattgttaggttttacctattatcacCCGGGGGTTAATGAAGACATAGATAACcaatcttttgcaggaagatgctctgcTGTATGATGAACCATCATGCAAAAATTtaacgctctaggacatcatttatctcctggacgataataggtaaaacctgacgataatagagccgatacctatCTAAAacggctcattttttaaaaatctattttttataaaaactacaaaagattacctaaacaatgcaacaaaagaaaaagttatagagtgtatatttttttcggaaagacaacattattatctgcaactttatcgaagacgtcaaaccgatcaaacaaaccattccggccctaaaaatatttataatcataaATACCTTCTCAACAtagcattttcaatagcttcttaaAAAATAAGTCATGTTCCAAAAAATTGtaccaatagcataaaatgactatagaaacgtctatgcaaagtttcagtcaaattaaaaataacgatACAAATGGAATagtaaaactgggacattttgtgtgaaactgctcagtaataaaaaacctatcgctttgttagtatcaaaaatgctagtgttgtattcattattctcactaaactcaaaaaaaaacagtagttgcgtactagttgtagtatcaatcgattatgattcatggagctagtagggttataacatgtgcatccacttggtctcagtagacaggttactacgttgatcgcgcggtatacgttgaatattttaatactcagcttggaaaataggttcaattgatgggttaacactgatgctcacctattttttttcttgcatcttatagaattttttctcagctttccaatgctggtctcagatcgaatctcggtagttgcgaacacggtcaaaattgcattttttatgATAtagtccaagatggcggcctaaattctgatcactttaAATGAAacccctatcattcctctttacagaatagtgctacttgtagtactttacataaggAATTTCAGAGAtacagctcaaataatacatcaagaattgcaaaaaattcaacttttctgaaaactgttccgccccttggtgatcaaggggtcaacaaattcgatcataCAAAAATGGCGttatcattttttctatttctaattctaattctatttctatttctaataactatgtgcatttatatcaaatttgaaagaccttgtgcacctagtggcctagtttcagcgagaattgctccctATTATAAATTTTCTTCGATGCTTTGACACTTTTTTATGGCAGGGTATTTTTAACAACAGCTTTTATccgttaacacacaagttcattaagcagatagTATaagcagtagggaaagcgaaaaataagcggcctggaaatatgatacagatttggaaaaaatataccgcatcccgacgggacgcagtatttttcgctttccttaCTGCTCATACTGTCTTGTAATTTTATTGAAACCTTAAAATGttgattgggttgtttagctatatcagtttttatgtcatctgaaagagctgcattttctaaacaaaacgtgattttcaaaaacaaattatcgttgtcattcaatttttaaatcacgaattaaaactgctcgaaatcgctacaatgacagttcgcccagaaaccaactgtcattgtagctatTTGGTGCGActtcttatttttcatttaaaaatcgaaggacaatgatattaagttttaaaaaatctggttttgctcagaaaattacactcttttacctgatatagaaaaatcagaaatccatgAGCAGCTAAACAACCCACTTCTATAATTGTCCTGTTCGTTCGGCAATTTCGGAAATATTTGAAACTAACAAGTCAGAGTAAAACTTTATTTGGCATTTTGGTGGTTTGTTTAGTACGGTAACAGTTTTCGTTCAGAGTATTTTTATCGCTCAGTTAAGTCATAGGTCGACTTACTtccaatatatgtatataatgCTTCGATAGATAAAAATGTCACAAACATATTCAAAAAAAACGATAGAACATTACTATATACAGATTAGTTCCTTTCAACTGGCAGCTGAGCGTTTTCTTCTAAGATTAGTCGATCGTTTAAAAAAACATAATGGCACGTGGTTTCCTGCTTCTCGTAACGCATGACTCACACAAAACCGTGAATGTGGGCTGCAATAAACGCACAAAAACATAGTTTCAATATTtctcaaagtataaataaaATGGAAGATAGTCAGAATGCTGGTCCAAATAGTCAGGGGTTAACACGCGAATTATGTGCTTCAGATATATAGTTGCTCTATAAACAAAAACATAGCACAAAGTGCTATTGAATTCTTCTGCAATAGTAACCAAGTGTTTTGCACTTCTCACATAACAGTTGTGGATGGACCTTGGATTGATCGGACACATCCAGCCCGTCGGGTTTTTCCAGAGGACGCTGGAATGTTTTAAAATGAGGTATGGTGCATGGCCCATGCGATTTTATTACTATCACAAACCTGTTTATGAGGATAGACATTGATATGACATTTAATGCATTCCTGTCCATGATTAGCCCAGGAATTCCCTGACATCCACTTTCTCTTACATTTTGGACACTTGTACTCCCCGAAACAGCGCTTTTTACCCTGGTAAGGTGTTTTCCCTTCGGCCTTAGGACGAGCCTGCAATTATCAATGATTATCAATAGTTTAAGTTCACTTCAATTTAGTCGATTATGAGGAAAAACCACCTGCGGACAATCTCGAATATAGTGACCTTTCTTGAAACAGAGATGACATAAATAGTTAGCCGGTGGTATCTTGCTGTATTTTTGGCTTGACTGTGCATTCACCGTAGACAAGAGATGATGATCATGTCGCTGACCATGCTGATGCTGATATTGATTTTGATGATTCATTGGACTACCACAACAACCTTCCAGGTAACCAGCATTACCTGTTAAGTTAGTCAAACGGTTTCCATGGGTATTGACGCTGGTCCCGTTGCCACTGCCACCCCCACAGCCGCTTTCGTTAGCAAAACCATTGAAACAACTCAAACCATTCGTGTACCGTGGATTATTTCCGTTCGGACTACcaagctgttgctgctgctgcggaGAACAGTTTGGATTGTGACCGAGACCAAATAAACTGAGATCGGTAAACTGCTCGCACAACTCGCTGATAGTATCGGCCAAAGGCGACATTAAATCGTTGGCCCCGTTGGAATAACTTTGCGACGTCGGAAATGGACTCCATAAGGGTGGCAGTAATTTAGAGTTTGCCTGCggaggaaattaaaaatatttatgttATGTAGTAAACTAAAGCAAAAGAGAttcataatttcaataatagcacttcaaacattttccaattATGGAATAAAGTTAAAAATGTTGTAGCGAGTATGTTTAATAGATAAAATTAATAGTAAATCTTTACGAGGTTCGGCACCCAAAACTTGTTTCattcattttcattccaaataCTTATATAACCAACATTCCGAAAAGTTAAAAATACAGTAATTTGAACGTAAAAACTTCTAGGGCAATCCAAACagttatcagcataaaaataacactgataaacacaggttttgccctagagctcaaactagaaattatgaaagattatagcgcTTCAACCATTCCTTTGAtgtttggtgcccctagtgaaGACATTTTCTCAAAGACTTGAATAAGTTTCCGTAtaagccaacgtagaagcgTCGAACCctacgagcaattactctgccgcacttctgcatacactaggggcACCGAAATACACAGTATGCTttttagggcaactattttgagctttagtgcaacatttgttttgcttttgtcgaccagtgtaatctttTCAAATGTAACTCATACGCGTGCTTCAATATTATATTAAACTTTTGAAATGAGTAACTGTCGATGCAATAACTAAATAAAATTTGAGGTAATCGTAGTACAAGTCTTGAGCAGTAACTATTTCTAATTAAGTTCTACTAAGCTTTTTTGCAAACAAATAGTTAGTAACAAATAAATGCAAGTTTCATCGtaccatttttaaaaaaatgatcataaattttatttaaagtgtatatttccaataaaataatgaaaaaagcaCAAGGTTTGAAAAACAAGGTTTTCAAAGTTGTAAAGTAGTTGTTTGGTCTTCAAGAATCCTCagataaattgatttttttaattaattcagACTTATTAAATAAGTATAGTGATAATAAGAGCTCTGCAAAACATtctaaaactgaaatttgaacagCAGCTTGTTCAAGAGGTATGAATAGTCATCTTGAACTTCTCAGCTAATTTTATCACCAAAATTCGATACTTAcgagataaaaaaaacttgatttgtAGAATATTTGTTCGACCGAAGATTGAATAAAACATTTGATTAGTCAAAAATGTATTATTAGGAACGCTATCATTCATGTTGAAAAGTGAAAACTATTGTCTTGTCAAATCATTCCTCCTAACCCAAATTTGTTCGTACTTCGCTTACGTCGTCAACACTGTTTGCTACATTATATGAATTTAACAAATCTGTAATCAAATattggtgtaatttttttaatgttttgtacGATTTTCGAAACTTGCACTTTTTTACGCAAATTTAATAAATTATGCGTTTTTCCTCTCTTTTCTTCTTTCAAAAGTGACTTCAGGTATGTTATTATAATTTAAACCGTTTTAAGTAAGAGTGTAAAAATCCACGAAAATATTCCAAATTTATGAAGCAtttcacacacaaaaaaatgTACAATGTATTTGTACCACTCATCATATATCACTCACCTGTATCGAATCACTCGAGTGGTCCACATTGGGCAGATAGTACCATTGTAGGGACGACGAGTACAGCCCGTTGGAGCCGTTCTGCCTAGGTTGAACACCCTCGAGGCCCATTACGGTTGATCAGCAATCACAAAATGTAACCTCAATATTTCCCAGCAGAGAATTCCGAAGGTGCGACACACTAGGCGACAAACCACGTTGCGCGTTGGGAAAATTGTGTTACAGCAGAAACACGCACACGTTGTCAAATGTCGGCTAGCTTGTTAACTCACTTAAACGATTTTCCGGCTTTTATTGCCGGTGTGTCTTGGTGTCGTCTTGTTTTATTTTCGAGACGAGAAAGATCAACACTACAAAATTTTCCTGTTGTtcgttctctttctctttcgctTAACGAGTTTTCTTCGGCATGCCGAAAATAATCTACACTATTTGTAGTCAAACGCGCGTACTACTAATTCCATATGTGTCCATGTACGCGTAATACAGAGGGCGTCGGGAAGAAATTTTGATACTCTATGGGATGACGATCGCACACCTTTCGATGGCAATGATCGCGGTAGGCATTTTCTTTTCGTCCCGTTTTATATTCTCTTTTCTCTCGCACTGGTTGTCTCAATCCCCGCTGACTAGATTCGAACACGATTGTATGGGTGTGTGTTGTTTAACtaaaaatatcttttcattATTTATAGCCTGAATGGTCTAAGTGAAGTTGATCTTTGCTGTTCACTGTTTTTCCGTAGCTATATTGCACATACGCATTGAGCTTAAAACTTCACCTTATTCACCGTTCAATCCAGCTCCGCACGACGAATTCGAATTTTAATGCAATTGTTTTTCGTAATTTTAAACATCCACCAAAAGTCGATCTGGTGGCATGTTTATTCGAAGCAAAATTAAGCTGACTGTCGATTCTCGCCTCTGGCGAGGTAAATAAACTCGTAATTACCTTAATATTCTTTGCAAAATTATCACAGTTGCTATACTTTTCGAAGTTCGGTTTGTGTAAATGACTGGCACCTATTCG encodes:
- the LOC129725216 gene encoding uncharacterized protein LOC129725216, whose amino-acid sequence is MGLEGVQPRQNGSNGLYSSSLQWYYLPNVDHSSDSIQANSKLLPPLWSPFPTSQSYSNGANDLMSPLADTISELCEQFTDLSLFGLGHNPNCSPQQQQQLGSPNGNNPRYTNGLSCFNGFANESGCGGGSGNGTSVNTHGNRLTNLTGNAGYLEGCCGSPMNHQNQYQHQHGQRHDHHLLSTVNAQSSQKYSKIPPANYLCHLCFKKGHYIRDCPQARPKAEGKTPYQGKKRCFGEYKCPKCKRKWMSGNSWANHGQECIKCHINVYPHKQRPLEKPDGLDVSDQSKVHPQLLCEKCKTLGYYCRRIQ